DNA sequence from the Numenius arquata chromosome 13, bNumArq3.hap1.1, whole genome shotgun sequence genome:
cggagcggggcgcagCGGGCGCGCAGCCCGGGACAGACAGTCCCCCGAGCCGGATCCGGGGGAGGGAGCGTAGGACACTGGTGCCCCTGTGTCCAGCCGGGGGCTTTCTTGGGAGGACGAGGGGTTTTTAAGATCCTTTTCGAACTTTCCCTTTCCGCCGGTGGCGGGGACCGGCTCGGCCCTGACCCGGGCACGCAGTCTGGATGCTCCGCATATCCTGCGGTCACCGGACTGCGGGAAACCCGTGTCTCGGTCTGCGTCTCGCCCCTGGGCTGAAACTGCTCACCTTACATGGAAAAAGACTGATCTTGTCTTTGAATCTCTCCCCTTAACCAGCCCTTGTAACTCTGTCTTCCCCTCCCAGCTACCTTTACTGAAGTTCCCAAAGATGTGACTGTTAGGGAGGGAGATGATATTGAGATGCCTTGTGCTTTCCGAGCCAGCGGATCCACCTCTTACTCCTTGGAAATTCAGTGGTGGTACCTTAAAGAACCAGCCAGAGAACTTGCACACGAATTAGCCATCAGTGTCCCCGGCAGCAGGAGCAAGGTAATACAGAGATATATCTATTCATCGAGTGCAACATGCTCAGAGGGTGATCAAAATAAACTCGGCAGTCCCAGAGAGGAGAGTGTTTCCTCTACCCAGTGCCAGTGAGCAGTTGGAAGCACTGGCATCTCCAGGCCCTCCCTGGGGCAGAGGTGGACAGGGCATGCACCATGGGGGACTTCACCTCGGGGAAAAAACGTCAGTGCTTTAAGGATTGTAAATAGAAAATGATAAATGCTGCTGCAAAATCAGCAATGAGGACCCAAGACAGGCAGTCAAAAATAGCTGTAGTGTGAAGTGGGGACAAGCAAAAACCAGTGCTTCTGTGGGCTGAGTTAGGAATCGTTGTAAAAGGTAGGAGAGCTCATCGTAATTGCTGTAAAAGGCTCGCTCACTGATAGAGCCGATAAAGGCAGGAGGGATACACCTCTTGCTGGGGGTATGTTAAGTACATATCAATCTGCATATACAAATGCACACAGTTTCTTGGGGTGCACGTACACACCTGTGTCCGTATCTAGAGCTCAGCAAGACATTTTCAGACAGTCAGATGTAGTAATTAAAATGCATGAAGCGGAGTTAAATCTTGCGtgtcctttctcctcccccttgCAAGCCGCCTGGTGTGAGGGTAGGCTCTAGTCTAAATTTTTCAGCTGCGCTTCCCCAACACAAGCCAGTTCATTCTGCAGCCTCCCCCCAGTGCAAGACACCTTGCTGGTGCCAAATGGGGCTGTACAAGGAGTGGGCTAAAACAGGATTTCCAGGCTGTGTTGCCCTACTGCACAGGGCACGTCATCCTCTCCAGCCCCCGGCCTCTGCGCCGGCAGGGTGCCCCGCGGCAGCCTCCGTGCCTGTGCCAGCTCCCCTCTCTGTGGCACGCTTGTTTTCCTGCAGAGCTCAAATAGAGATGCAAAGCATATAGACACTGAGCTAATGTGATGCCGCCTAGCTGGGGAAAGCGTAAGTCAGTTGTCAGACAGGGAAATAAATCGCTTGGATTTAAATGTCTTCTTTAACCTTATATAAAAACCGTGAGTTGCTTTTACAATAAATGATGACAGGGCATGCCTGGAGAATGATGACCGTCTCCCTGGGAGGCGCGTCAGTGAGATCTGAGGCATCGCTTAGCTTTACAGTagctgcagacaaaaaaaaaaaaccaccaggtaTGAAACCTGCTGAACGATACCTGCTCCCAGAATGTTTCAGGACCAAAGCTCTGCCCTGAGCAGTGCGGGATCCAGCCTGCCCAAGCGCTTCACCGCTGTGCTGATGCATCTTCCCCCGTGTTTGTCACTGACGGCAAGCAGCACGGCATGCAACAAGCATTTCTTTGGCTGCTGTTTGCACCCTTGGTGAGGGCAGCGCTTCTGTGGGCACCGCAGGAGCTTTACCAAAACAGTCCCCCCCAGCTGAGCACTGGTTTGCTGCCTTCCCCATCGCCTGGGAACTCCCCTCAGCCACGCACGGGCTGTGTGAATGGCAAGTGGAGAAAGTTGCGCCCGCCGGTGTCCTGTCCTTGGGGTGGGAAGATGGGCATCTTTTTAATGTGCTGGCAGAGCTGAGTCTAATCCccctgttttctgttcttttaggtAACAAATAAGGATGCAACCAAAATCAGCGTAAGTGCAGCTCCAGCTGGGTGGTGCGCGCCCCTCCTCCCGTACACGTGGGGTTTACTGCATGCCCCCCTCCTTTCCTGACACACGAATGCAGCTGGTCTCACTGGCAGCCCCGCTCCTGCAGCGTGGCGGGGGGGTGGCACTTTTCCCCTCCTCGGTGTGTCGTGGCTCGGTCGAAACGTTGCCATCTGTTGCTGGTTTAGCAGTCACGTCTCATTCCTGGCAAATCGAGAGGAGGTGATGCTTGCCTTACAGCCCTTCCTTAGCCACGCTTGAAAAGGACTGTGGGCCGGAGCAGGAGAgaagtttgcttttttcccctgccctCTGCAAACCCCAGTCGCCTGTGGcgacccccttccctccctgtcctACGGGAAACGAGCCCCTTTCCCGTTTGATGCGGGACCGGGATTGCCCCTGCCCCAGCGAGGCGGCCGCCGGTCCCTCTCCGCGGCGCTCAGGCGCGGCTGGGGCCGTTCCCTCCCGGCCGAGCGTGGGCTGCACCGGCACCGCAGGGCTCATCCTCGGTCGGGCTGGGTGTCACTGCACCCTGCAGGGTCTGGCCCGCTGCAGCAGGCGTGGGACGGAGACCCCCGGCGTGCCGGGCTCTCCCCCCGGGTGCCGGGTTCGGGGCGGTTCGTGCGGGCTGGAGGTTGCCCGGCacccgggggggctgcggggctccgGGGGGGACTGGGCGGGAGGAGAGAGTCCCACCCCGGGCTAGGGGCGGGCAGGCGGGGGGGTTGGCAGGGCGGTGAGGGGTGCGTGGGGATAATGGGGAGCAGGGGCTGATTCTGGATGGCCCCTTGGGACCCCGGagtggggggtgctggggttaAATAAGCGGCGCTTTGGAAAGGGGGGGGAGCTTAGCCCAGGTTCTGGACGGCAAAAGACACGTACCTGGGGGGAGAGCGAGCTCTGCCGGGGGCGCCCCGCGGCGCAGGGCCgctgcaggggaaggggaaggcggcGGGTCCGGCGGCCGCTGCTGAGGCGGCGCCGGGCGGTGCGCTCTCTTGCAGACGGTCCGCGTCCAGGGCAACGACATCTCGCATCGGCTGCGGCTCTCGGGCGTGCGGCGGCAGGACGAGGGCGTCTACGAGTGCCGCGTGGCGGACTACAGCGACGACGAGACGCAGGAGCACAAGGCCCAGGCGCTGCTGCGCGTCCTCTCCCGCTTCGCGCCGCCCGACGTGCAGGCGGCCGAGGCGGTCTCCCACATCCAGAGCGGGGCGGCCCCCCGCCGccacggccccgccgcccgccccacgccgccgcccgggcccggcaagcgcccgccgcccccggccgagGGGGGTGCCTCCACCGTCACCGCCtcggcggccgccgcctcctcggCCTCGCCGCCGCCCGGACAGGCCGCCATCCTCCGCCAGCAGCACGGGTCAGGTAGGGCGCGGGGCGCGGGCGGGGGgcgcccctctcccctgccccgccGTGGCTGCCCGAGTGCCGCTATTCGGCCTAGGGTCGGACACCGCGACCCCCCCCCATCTGCCACGGGCGGGACTGTCGCTGCGGTGCCAAAGCTAAATAATCGCACCCGGGTCtggaaataaatgcatttaagtTATCCCTGCCTTGGCAGAAGCTGGCACGGAGGCATGGGCCTGGGGAGACGGGCCTGAGAGCAAGGCTGGGGGGCATGCGTCCTTTCGGTAGGGGCTATGGGAGGCCCCGCTTTCAGAGTGCCCCTTGCAGCCTTTTGGACATGGTGTTTGAAACGGCAGCCGCAGCCTCAAGTGAGCGAAATGCCATGGCTGTTCTGCAGGGAATTTAAATTGGCGAGCGGTTCCCGGGGCTGTTTGCCCCGGGCAGGCACGGGGccgtgcagagcagggtgcagGTTCCCAAGGGAAATGTCAGTTGCTGCGTAATGAGCTCCACATCTGAATTACTGGCAGGATAAGGATTGGAGATACTGCACTTTATAATGGTTTGTGAGTGTAAACATTGTGCTAATACTGATTGTCTATCAGTTAATACTGTATTAAGTTATTAATGCTGTATTACCATGTTACAGCTAGCTGGAGAAGGCTGTTGTAAACCTTTATTTACACTAATGACAGCAAAGTCTGGGACAAAGAACACAGAGTCTTAAATCCGCATTGTGGTGGTATttcaagctgtgtggtgctgctCTGGCTGGGCTTTAGCTCCCCTCTTGGCCACTGTCACTTAGCTAATGTTGAACAAACATCCCTGCCAAGTTACCTGTGGAAGAAGGGAAACAATTTTATGCCGCCGACTGTGCAGGGAAAGCCCCGAGCTGCCCTCTCTGCTGAGTCTCTTCTGACGCAGATTAATAATCCTCACACAGGAATGTTCACACGCCTCTCTGATACCTCTTCGCACTCTCGGGGTGAACGGTCACAAGTTTGGCTCATGGTAATGGAAATCAGTTGTATATGGGTCACTGTGACCTGCTAGTGCTTTACAGGTGCTGTGTTTTCTCCGGCTACTACTTTTGGCTGCTTTCTGAATAATTTAGTTTCTTTCTCATGTCAAAATATGTGTGAAAACTAGGTTTTACTCCTTACCATTCCTAAAACTAAGCCGGCTGCTCCATTGGTGTCTAGTGGAAGACAAAGTGATAATTCCTGATGTCTGATTACAGGAGCCTGTGCGCATATAAAAAAGTTCTGCTTGCTTTTGCTGAATTCACTGACCACAAGCAATTAAACCAAATGCTGTAAATGCTCACGATCTGTTGTTTTCCTATTGGAAAGATCTGCTTCCCTCCTAGGAGCCCAGGGCTGGTGGTTGTTTTTGTGTTTCCTCTTTCCACTCCCCCACAGTGAGAATTCTTGCGATGTCTTCCATGCCAACAATCGAAGTTAGGTTTAGGATTCGCAGCGCTGTGTGCCCTGCCTGCTGAACCCAGAGCTTTATGTGGTGCATATGAACTAAACACAGGACGATGGAAGTGCAGTGGGCTCGGTTCCATTTCAACAGATGGATGTGAGTGTGTGCCACCAAGAGAGCGTGTCACATATGTCTGTTAGGGCGAGACCCCCTGCCCAGATCATCTAAACTGCTGTCTGTCCTGATTTTTTACATGTCTGTGGTTTGGGGATGTGACACTGCGGCATCATTTCTAGGTTTGGATTaaattctgaaaatgaaataaaagcaccGTGGCCAGCAGTGGAGATAATGGAATGATTTAAATCAGTGGAAAAGGTAGtggaatacagaaaaatattttgtggggATCTCCAGATGGAGGCTGATGCTAAGAGGGCTACGAAATAGGCTGAGCCAAAATTTCCTGCTGTGACATTTCTCCTGCGCACGCTGGTATCTGTGAACAGTGCCACTCCGTGGCAGCTTCCCTTCTGGGAGAAAGCTGAACTCAGTGCAGAGAGCACAGGGCTCCTGTTCATAATACTTACTTAATAAGGTATAAACCAGCAACTGCTTTTGTCTCCATACAAGGGAGGCAGCTAATTTTGTATTTTGGTATGGCCCTCTGTAAAAGAATGTCTTTTTACTCTGCTTGAATCAAGACCCCCTGAATAACAGGCTTCCACTTGGTTTATTGTAATTTCTGTACCTGTGGCAGTTTGGAGCTGCCCTGTAATTACTTAGAAACAAATCAGCCACAGCATGGCTCAGTAGATGAGCATCTGAAACACTTGGCCTTCCAAGTCCCTGATTCGGGTGCCTTCTGGACCAGAACTATCTGAGACCTGTTACCACGAGATGTCTCCTTGGTTGCTTTTGTGGAGCAGATTGCTGGTTGTCATCCCGGTCCCCATCACCGGTGTATTTTATAAAGACGGTCTGGGCCAAGCACTTAGGTTGAAGCAGAAACAGATAGCTTGGTGCAGAGGCAAGAAGTGGATTTAGCTCCTCTAGGCATGAAGTGTTGCTCCCTGCCCAGAGTAAAGGCGTGTGAGTAACGTGGAAGTCAGTGTGATGAGGACTTGCAGGGGTATCACCTGCTTTTGTGAGGAAGTCAAAGACTTGGGTCTCCAGTGCTGGTGCTCGGGTTGGATAAACACTAAACTTTCTTcaaaacatcttaaaagaaaattacatcctTGAGCTTCAGAGTTTCCCATTTGTATGGTAAAGTGGTGTTCTTTAGAGCTATTTTAGGTATGGtagttatttttctctgtaaagaaTGTAGTCTCtttaaaggaaatacttttttttttctctttttacctcTGTAAACTAGAAGCCTTGTTTGGAGTCCACCCCTTCAATGCAGTGTCATAGCTGGTTTTCCACACAGTGGGGCCATCAAATCAAACCAAGTCTTTGCTTGAGTAGGGTGTGTGACGCTGCAGGACCTAACCCTGTGCTGCTGTCCGTTTTGAGCTCTGCAACACACATTCACAGAAGTATTTGCACCAAATCTGTGTGTAATAATTGAATCATCTAATACACTTACTCTCAAAAGTCTTTAGCATCTTT
Encoded proteins:
- the VSTM2B gene encoding LOW QUALITY PROTEIN: V-set and transmembrane domain-containing protein 2B (The sequence of the model RefSeq protein was modified relative to this genomic sequence to represent the inferred CDS: deleted 2 bases in 1 codon; substituted 1 base at 1 genomic stop codon), whose product is MGLGGEPGVGSSLADCGSPHSAPGIGRLWLFGKELXPGPAACDGLRRARLRPARPPPAAHIDEMENRGLFCTFCYLMFNAPLLFIVTATFTEVPKDVTVREGDDIEMPCAFRASGSTSYSLEIQWWYLKEPARELAHELAISVPGSRSKVTNKDATKISTVRVQGNDISHRLRLSGVRRQDEGVYECRVADYSDDETQEHKAQALLRVLSRFAPPDVQAAEAVSHIQSGAAPRRHGPAARPTPPPGPGKRPPPPAEGGASTVTASAAAASSASPPPGQAAILRQQHGSGTGPIYAADPLLYMFLLILHKLVHLLVNH